The region CGGATTAGGCCCCTCATCCAGATTTGTTCACCACCACAAGTGCAAGATCGTCGCGCCGTCTGGTGGGCGGCGGATGGGAGTGGTTCGATCTGCGGGTTCTGTGGCTCTTGAGGGCGACGGGGACGACAACCAGCCAGAGTTAGGGATTATTCGTCTCGGTCAACGGCCCGCCCCCGCTCGGGCGGCCATCGGCGGCGACCGGCCTCGGAGCTAGACCGTGGCGGCCGGTGTCAGAGCGAGACGTGGCGGCCGGTGTCAGAGCGAGACCGTGGCGTCCTCGGCGAGGGTGAACAGTCCGGCATCGAAGACGATCGTGGTCAGCTTGGTGTTCTTCGGCACGTCGAAGTAGACGAAGGAACGGATCGAGTTGCCCGGATTGATCTCGTCCAGGAATCCGGCGCCGTCCTTGTTGCCGTAGATGTTGGCCTCGCCGTCCGCCTCGTATTCGCGGTCGCTCGCGTCCTGCGCGCTGACGGTTCCGTCGGCGTGGAACAGATGCGCCTTCTTCGTCACGTTCTTCACGGAAACGTCGGCCCGACAGAACGTACCCTGCGCCTTCCGGTTCAGGTAGGAACTGCCGACCTGGGCGATGCCGCACTTGACGCCGTGTACGACAAATTCGAAGTCGCCGCCCCGTACGGTCTCGCCGACCCTGTACTTCTTCGGCCCTTCCGGCGGGGCCTTCGGTGCCTCGGTCTTGGCCGGCTCGGCGGCCTTCGGCGCCGCCGGGGCGTCCGAACCGGCGGCCGTGGGCAGCGCCACCGGCAGGCCGGCGGAGGTGTTCGTCCGGTCCGGGTCGCCGAAACTGGCCGCGATGATCGTGCCGCCGCAGCAGAGTACGAGCGCGATCCCGCCCCCGATCAGGCTCGGCGCCAACCACCTCCGGCGCCGGCGCGGGGCGACGCTCGGAAAGTTCGGCGGGGCGGACTGGTAGCCGGACGGCGGTTCGGCCTGGTAGCCGGACGGCGGCTCGGGCTGGTAGCCGGACGGCGGCTCGGGCTGGTAGCCGGGCGGCGGCGGCTCGGGCTGGTAGCCGGATGACGGCGGGGCGGGCTGATAGCTCGCCACGCCCGGCTGGTAGACGGGCTGGTACGGCGGCTCCTGGCCGGGGTGGTTCGGGGTGCTCATGTTCTTCTCCGCGTCGATGTCGGGGGGCACCCCGCAGCGGGAGCGCGAGCACAGACGTTGCCACAGCGCAGTCACCGCGACAGGGCATCATTCGGTCACTCTGTGCGGCCGAAGAGTTAACCCTCCTTTAAGGACACCGACCCGTGTCGCAGTCCCCGCAAGCCGCCCGAACACGGTGTTTTCAACTACCAGCGGAACGAAACACCGAAAAGGTGGAGCGCCATCGGCCACAAATTGGTTCCGTCATCCGAAGGGTTGGCGAGCAACACGCCAATACATAGACTGACCTCTATTATTGTGCGCATTGACGGTTCAGACGGGAGTGGGAGATGACTCTGCCCGACCTGCGGTACGCCCGGCGACTGGCGCTCGCCACACTGACCGCGCTGGTGACCGGCGCGGTCGCCACCGCCGGACCGGCCGGCGCCGTACCGGTGGCGGACGCCGCACCACCGACCGGCCAGATCCGGTACGCGGACAGCCCGACCGCCGTCGCCGGCAGTTACCTCGTGGGGCTCCGCGACGGTGCGGCCGGGGGCGTCGCCGGCTCGGCCCGTGCCGCCGCCGGGGTGCCGGTCAAGGCCACCGAGCTGACCACCCGGTACGGGGGCGTCGTGACCCACCTGTACGACGCCGCCCTGAACGGCTTCGCGACCCGGATGAGTGCCGAGTCGGCCCGGCGGCTGGCGGCCCACCCGGACGTCGCCTGGGTGGAGCAGGACCAGCGGGTGACGACCACCGCGACCCAGCTCAACCCGCCGTCGTGGGGGCTGGACCGGATCGACCAGCACCCGCTTCCGCTGAACCAGTCGTACACCTACCCGAACACCGCCCCCAACGTCCGGGCGTACGTGATCGACACCGGCATCCGGTTCACCCACACCGACTTCAACGGCCAGGCGACCAGCGGCTACGACGCGGTCGACGGCGGTACGGCCGACGACTGCAACGGACACGGCACACACGTCGCCGGCACCCTCGGCGGCCAACTGCACGGGGTGGCCAAGGACGTCCACCTGGTGGCCGTACGGGTGCTCGACTGCAACGGCTCCGGCACGTACGCCGGGGTGGTCGCCGGGGTCAACTGGGTGACCGCGAACGCGGTGAAGCCGGCCGTGGCCAACATGAGTCTCGGCGGCCCGGTCAGCACGGCGGTGGACAGCGCGGTGTCCAACTCGATCAACTCCGGCGTGAGCTACTCGGTCGCGGCCGGCAACAACACCGGCAACGTCTGCAACAACTCCCCGGCTCGGGTCCCGGCGGCGATCACCGTCGGCGCCAGCACCATCACCGACGCCAAGGCGACCTACTCCAACCCCGGCCCCTGCCTGGACCTGTACGCACCGGGCACCAACATCACGTCGACCTGGCACACCAGTAACACCGCCACCAACACCATCAGCGGAACCTCGATGGCCACCCCGCACGTGGCCGGTGCGGCGGCGCTGGTGCTGTCGGTCAACCCACTCTGGACCCCGGCCCAGGTCCGCAACTACCTGGTCGCGAACGCCACCACCGGCGTACCGGCGAGCCCGCTGCTGTTCGTCGTGAACTGACCGATCCGCGGGTCAGTCGGTCAGCGCGGCGACGCCGTCCGGGCCGAGCACCGGCAGGTAGTCGGTCGGCTGGTCGAGACACGAGACGGCATCCGCCGCGTCGACGATCTCGACCAGCCGGTCGATCAACGCGTCCGGGTCGGGCCGCAGTTCCAGGCAGAGCCGGACGTGTACCGCGCGCAGCCCCGCCCCGATCTCCTCGATGTCGTTCTCCCCGTCCCCGTTGACGAGCCGGGCGGCGCACCCGTCGAAGCGCCGGGCGGCGTACTCGACCAGCAGCAGCGTCGCCTCGGTGGCGGGCCGCTGGGCGAGCACCTCCAACTCCT is a window of Micromonospora sp. NBC_01699 DNA encoding:
- a CDS encoding DUF4352 domain-containing protein, translated to MSTPNHPGQEPPYQPVYQPGVASYQPAPPSSGYQPEPPPPGYQPEPPSGYQPEPPSGYQAEPPSGYQSAPPNFPSVAPRRRRRWLAPSLIGGGIALVLCCGGTIIAASFGDPDRTNTSAGLPVALPTAAGSDAPAAPKAAEPAKTEAPKAPPEGPKKYRVGETVRGGDFEFVVHGVKCGIAQVGSSYLNRKAQGTFCRADVSVKNVTKKAHLFHADGTVSAQDASDREYEADGEANIYGNKDGAGFLDEINPGNSIRSFVYFDVPKNTKLTTIVFDAGLFTLAEDATVSL
- a CDS encoding S8 family peptidase, with product MTLPDLRYARRLALATLTALVTGAVATAGPAGAVPVADAAPPTGQIRYADSPTAVAGSYLVGLRDGAAGGVAGSARAAAGVPVKATELTTRYGGVVTHLYDAALNGFATRMSAESARRLAAHPDVAWVEQDQRVTTTATQLNPPSWGLDRIDQHPLPLNQSYTYPNTAPNVRAYVIDTGIRFTHTDFNGQATSGYDAVDGGTADDCNGHGTHVAGTLGGQLHGVAKDVHLVAVRVLDCNGSGTYAGVVAGVNWVTANAVKPAVANMSLGGPVSTAVDSAVSNSINSGVSYSVAAGNNTGNVCNNSPARVPAAITVGASTITDAKATYSNPGPCLDLYAPGTNITSTWHTSNTATNTISGTSMATPHVAGAAALVLSVNPLWTPAQVRNYLVANATTGVPASPLLFVVN